A window of Devosia chinhatensis genomic DNA:
CGCCACTTGTTGAAAAACGCCCGGGCCACTGGGCTGCCTGCTGGGATCATGTCGATGCAGCGTGAACGCGAACCGCTCCTGAGCGTAGAAAACCTAGAGGTTCATTTCCCCATTCGCGCAGGCGTGCTCCAGCGCCAGGTGGGTGCGGTCAAGGCCGTGGATGGGGTGAGCTTTTCGCTCGACCGTGGTGAGACGCTGAGCATTGTGGGGGAAAGCGGCTGCGGAAAATCCACCACCGGCCTCGCCCTGATGGGCCTCGTCAAGCCGACCGGCGGGCTGGTGCGCTTCGATGGCGAGGAAATCAAGGGCTTCAGCCGTGCGGCGCTCAAGAGCTATCGGCGGCGCATGCAGATCGTGTTCCAGGACCCGTTCTCCTCGCTCAACCCGCGCCAGAAGGTGAAGGACATCATCCGCGCGCCGCTCGATATCCATAAGGTCGGCACCCCGGCCGAACGCAACGAGCGCGTTGCCGAGCTGATGCAGCGAGTGGGCCTGAGGCCCGACCAGGCCGACAATTTCGCGCACCAGTTTTCCGGCGGCCAGCGCCAGCGTATCGGTATTGCCCGCGCCCTGGCGCTCAACCCCGACGTCATCGTCTGCGACGAGCCCGTCTCGGCGCTCGACGTCTCGGTGCAGGCGCAGATCCTCAACCTGCTGAGCGACCTGCAGCGCGATCTGGGTGTTTCCTATCTCTCGATCTCGCACGATCTGGGCGTGGTCGAATTCATCTCCCATCGGGTGGCGGTGATGTATCTGGGCAAGATCGTCGAGATCGCGCCCAAGAAGACCATTTTCGCCAATCCGCGCCATCCCTATACCGAGCTGCTGATGCGCTCCGCGCCCTCGCGCGACCCGCGCAAGCGGCACGCCTTCAGCGCCAGCAATGACGATATGCCGAGCGCCACCCGCAAGCCGGCGGGATGTCCGTTCCATACGCGTTGCCCGCTGGCCACCGATATCTGCAAGTCCGACGAGCCGGCGCTGACCGCGCGCGACGACGGCCAGCTCGTAGCCTGCCACCACCGCTGAGTTGATCCCATGACGCCTTCCTATCTCTTCACCAATGGCCGCATTCTCGATGCGGAGGCCGGTACGCTGCACGACGGGCTCGACGTGCTGGTGAATGGCCCGCAGATCGCGGCGATCGGTGCCGCTCTCGCACGGTCCGAAGCGACCGAGGTGATCGACCTGGACGGCAGGACGCTGATGCCCGGCCTCATCGACTGCCACGTGCATGTCGTTGCCGAAACGCTCGATCTGTGGGGCAACATGATCGCGCCGGCCTCACTGTCGGCCTTGCGGTCGGCGCGGGTGATGACCGAGGCGCTGCACCGGGGTTTCACCACGCTGCGCGATCTGGGCGGAGCCGATTACGGCCTCGTGCGGGCGGTCAATGAAGGTCTGCTCGACGGGCCACGCCTCGTGATCTGCGGCAAGGGGCTGACGACGACAGGCGGCCATGCCGACCTGCGCCAGCGCACCGACGATCGCCCGGGACTGTTCTCGGACCGGCTAGGATCGATGGGCCTCATCGTTGATGGCGTGGACAACGTGCGCACGGCCTGCCGAACCATGATCAAGGAAGGCGCGCATTTCATCAAGGTGATGGCCAATGGCGGCGTGTCGTCGCCGAACGACCCCATTCACTCCATTCAGTATTCGCGCGACGAAATCGCGGCGATGGTGGAAGAGGCCGAAAATGCCGGCCTCTACGTCGCTGCCCATGTCTATACCGACAAGGCCATCCGCCGATGTGCCGAGCTCGGCGTACATTCGCTCGAGCATTGCAACCTCATCGAGCCGGAAACCGCGCGCATCGCCGCCGAAAAGGGCTGCATCGCGGTGCCGACGCTGGTGGCCTACGATGCCCTCGCCCTGGAAGGGGAAGCACTGGGGCTCGGTGCCTCCGAGTTCGCGAAGATCGAGATCGTGCGCCAGGGGGGCCTGCGGTCGCTCGAAATCATGCGCGATGCCGGATTGCCGATGGCATTCGGTTCCGATCTCCTCGGGCAGCTTCGCAAATATCACTGCATGGAATTCGAGCTCCTGGCCAAGGTGCTGACACCGGCCGAGATCATTCGCTCGGCCACCATTATCGGCGCGCGGCTTTGCCGGCTGGACGGGCAGGTGGGTGTCGTGGCCGAAAAGGCCTTCGCCGATCTTCTGGTGGTCGATGGCAATCCGCTCGAGGACATCGCCTTGCTCCAGGATGACGGGGCGCATATGCCAATGATCATGGCCAATGGTCGCGTGGTAAAGTCTGCCCTCTAGCGCACCGGCCCGATGGAGGCTGCCATGGCGGTGAATGCGGACCATCCCTTGCGGCCGGCTGATTGGGTCACCGGATTTGCGGTGCTGATCCTGTGCCAGCTTGCAGGCGAAGCCATGGTGCAGCTGCTACGCATCGTCTCGCCCGGCTTCGTCTTCCCCGGCCCTGTCGCGGGCATGCTGCTTCTGGTGCTGATCCTGAACCGGTTCGCCGAGCGCGCGCGGTCCACCATTGCAGTCGCCAATGGTCTGCTCGGCATCCTGGCGCTGCTGTTCGTTCCCTCCGCGGTGGGCATCATGCAGCATTGGGCCGTCATCCAGGCCTGGGGACTGCCGCTTCTCTTGGCAGTGATCGGCTCGACCGTGCTGACATTGCTGGTCACGGTCTATGCTTTCATCGTCACCGACAGATGGGTCGAGAGGCGCAGGCGATGAGCGGATTATCCGGCATCTGGGTTTACCTAGCGGCCTCCCCGCTGACCTGGCTGGGCGTGACGCTGGTGGCTTTCGTTCTGGCCATGCGGATCGGGGCCTTCCTCGGCAATTCGCCCCTGGCCAACAGCGTTCTGGTGTCGGCCGCGTTGATCATTCCAGCGCTGCTGGTGACGCGCACCCCGTATCAGATCTATTTCGAGGGCGCCCAGTTCGTGCATTTCCTGCTCGGACCGGCCACGGTGTCGTTGGCGGTACCGCTCTATCGCAATCGCGACGCGGTCAAGCGTTCGCGCCTTCCCATTGTCGTTGCCCTGATCGCCGGAGCCCTCACGGCCATCGGCAGCGCACTGGCCATTGCTGCCCTGTTTGGCGCGCCGCCAGATGTTCTCGCCTCCATCGCGCCCAAATCGGTCAGCGCGCCCATTGCCATGGAGCTGGCTAATGGCATTGGCGGCATTCCGTCCCTTGCGGCAGTTCTCGTCATCCTCACCGGCATCACCGGCGCCGTAATCGTTACGCCGCTGATGAACGCGCTCGGCATTACGGATTATCGGGCACGCGGCTTTGCAGTGGGCCTTGCAGCCCACGGCATCGGGACGGCCCGCGCGCTGCAGGTCAGCGATGTTGCCGGCGCCTTTTCGGGAATCGCCATGGCTCTCAACGGCGCCTTCACAGCCGCTCTCATCGTCGGCGTGATGCAGCTGCTTTAACGCAGGGCCGCTTCTCCACACTATCGGCAGGCCCGCAGAACGCCTGCGGCTTCGCGCTTTTGTGCGCGCATTCAGCCCCTTAGCGTCCCAAATACAAGATGATGCAATGACAGGCAGATTGTCAGACAATCTGTTTGACATCGTATTTTCGATCTGCTTTCTTGGTTTGGGACGGAGGACTTCATGGATAGTGAACTTTACAAAAGCGGTCTCAAGACCCGGCGCGAGGTTTTGGGTGAGGAGCATGTGGCGCGGTCTCTCGCCAGCATGGATGACTTCACAGCTCCCATACAGAAGCTGGTGACCGAGTATTGTTGGGGCGAAATCTGGGGGCGGGACGGTCTTGATCGCAAGACGCGCAGCCTTATCAACCTCGCCATGCTTTCGGCGCTGAACCGCCCGCACGAAGTGCGCCTGCATGTGCGTGGCGCCCTCAACAACCAGGTGTCGCGCGAGCAGATCCAGGAAGTGCTTTTGCAGGTCGCAATTTACTGCGGCGTTCCGGCGTGCCTCGACAGCATGAAGGTCGCCGTCGAAGTCTTCAAGGAAGAGGACGCCAAGTCCGCACAGGCGGAGGGCTGAGCGGTGTCGGACAAGCAATCCATCGGTTTCATCGGCATCGGCGCGATGGGCTGGCCCATGGCGACGTGCCTTGTGCGCGCCGGCTATCGGGTGACGGTCTATGATGCCCGCACCGAGCAAAGCGAAAAATTTGCCAGCGAAGTCGGCGGCGCCGCAGCGGCCAGCCTTGCCGAGCTGGCACGGAATGCCGAAGTTCTGGTCACCATTCTTCCCAACAGCGATATCGTCGAAAGCGTACTTTTTGGCGAGGCCGGCATTGCCGCCGCTCTTCCCCAAGGCGCAACGATCATCGACATGACATCGGGGGTGCCGGCAAAGACCGTCCGCTTCGCGGAGCGCCTGGCAGAGGATGGTCGCGTGCTGTTCGATGCGCCGGTTTCCGGCGGTGTCGCTCGCGCTCGCACCGGTGAGCTGACGATCATGGCCGGTGGTGAAGATGAGGTGGTGCAGGCTGCGCTCCCCGTGCTCAAGGCCATGGGTAACGTCATCCGCACCGGCGTTGTCGGCAGCGGGCACGCCATGAAGGCGCTCAACAATCTGGTCTCTGCCGGCGGGTTCCTGATCGGGGTCGAGGCCCTGCTCATCGGCAGCAAGTTCGGCATCGATCCCGAGGTCATCGTCGATACGCTGAACAGCTCGACCGGCATGAACAACAGCACCCAGAAGAAGTTCAGGCAGTTCGTGCTGTCTCGCGGGTTCAATTCCGGCTTTGCCCTCGAGCTGATGGTCAAGGATCTCGTCATCGCGCTCGGCGTCGCGCA
This region includes:
- a CDS encoding ABC transporter ATP-binding protein, which translates into the protein MQREREPLLSVENLEVHFPIRAGVLQRQVGAVKAVDGVSFSLDRGETLSIVGESGCGKSTTGLALMGLVKPTGGLVRFDGEEIKGFSRAALKSYRRRMQIVFQDPFSSLNPRQKVKDIIRAPLDIHKVGTPAERNERVAELMQRVGLRPDQADNFAHQFSGGQRQRIGIARALALNPDVIVCDEPVSALDVSVQAQILNLLSDLQRDLGVSYLSISHDLGVVEFISHRVAVMYLGKIVEIAPKKTIFANPRHPYTELLMRSAPSRDPRKRHAFSASNDDMPSATRKPAGCPFHTRCPLATDICKSDEPALTARDDGQLVACHHR
- a CDS encoding NAD(P)-dependent oxidoreductase produces the protein MSDKQSIGFIGIGAMGWPMATCLVRAGYRVTVYDARTEQSEKFASEVGGAAAASLAELARNAEVLVTILPNSDIVESVLFGEAGIAAALPQGATIIDMTSGVPAKTVRFAERLAEDGRVLFDAPVSGGVARARTGELTIMAGGEDEVVQAALPVLKAMGNVIRTGVVGSGHAMKALNNLVSAGGFLIGVEALLIGSKFGIDPEVIVDTLNSSTGMNNSTQKKFRQFVLSRGFNSGFALELMVKDLVIALGVAHDAKVNAPFANLCKEMWSSASAVLGPGTDHTALARFSELLAGSQIPERQS
- a CDS encoding LrgB family protein translates to MSGLSGIWVYLAASPLTWLGVTLVAFVLAMRIGAFLGNSPLANSVLVSAALIIPALLVTRTPYQIYFEGAQFVHFLLGPATVSLAVPLYRNRDAVKRSRLPIVVALIAGALTAIGSALAIAALFGAPPDVLASIAPKSVSAPIAMELANGIGGIPSLAAVLVILTGITGAVIVTPLMNALGITDYRARGFAVGLAAHGIGTARALQVSDVAGAFSGIAMALNGAFTAALIVGVMQLL
- a CDS encoding metal-dependent hydrolase family protein; translated protein: MTPSYLFTNGRILDAEAGTLHDGLDVLVNGPQIAAIGAALARSEATEVIDLDGRTLMPGLIDCHVHVVAETLDLWGNMIAPASLSALRSARVMTEALHRGFTTLRDLGGADYGLVRAVNEGLLDGPRLVICGKGLTTTGGHADLRQRTDDRPGLFSDRLGSMGLIVDGVDNVRTACRTMIKEGAHFIKVMANGGVSSPNDPIHSIQYSRDEIAAMVEEAENAGLYVAAHVYTDKAIRRCAELGVHSLEHCNLIEPETARIAAEKGCIAVPTLVAYDALALEGEALGLGASEFAKIEIVRQGGLRSLEIMRDAGLPMAFGSDLLGQLRKYHCMEFELLAKVLTPAEIIRSATIIGARLCRLDGQVGVVAEKAFADLLVVDGNPLEDIALLQDDGAHMPMIMANGRVVKSAL
- a CDS encoding carboxymuconolactone decarboxylase family protein, producing the protein MDSELYKSGLKTRREVLGEEHVARSLASMDDFTAPIQKLVTEYCWGEIWGRDGLDRKTRSLINLAMLSALNRPHEVRLHVRGALNNQVSREQIQEVLLQVAIYCGVPACLDSMKVAVEVFKEEDAKSAQAEG
- a CDS encoding CidA/LrgA family protein gives rise to the protein MAVNADHPLRPADWVTGFAVLILCQLAGEAMVQLLRIVSPGFVFPGPVAGMLLLVLILNRFAERARSTIAVANGLLGILALLFVPSAVGIMQHWAVIQAWGLPLLLAVIGSTVLTLLVTVYAFIVTDRWVERRRR